A stretch of Paracoccus sp. N5 DNA encodes these proteins:
- a CDS encoding electron transfer flavoprotein-ubiquinone oxidoreductase, giving the protein MSDIERESMEYDVVVVGGGPAGLSAAIRLKQVNPELSVVLLEKGSEIGAHILSGAVLDTSGLDRLIPDWKDKGAPVGTEVTTDNFYILGPQGQVRVPNWPMPPLMSNHGKYIVSMGNVCRWLAEQAEALEVEIFPGMACSQLVYEGERVVGVVAGEMGLNADGSPGPGYEPGMELRGKYVLIAEGVRGSLAKELIQKYDLSKDHEPQKFGLGMKEIWEIDPAKARPGTVTHTMGWPLGKNAGGGSFIYHLGGNQVLVGFVVHLNYANPYLYPYMEFQRFKAHPLVRETLEGGKRISYGARAITEGGWQSIPKLTVPGAALLGCSAGLVNVPRIKGNHNAMLSGIAAAEAAAAAIAAGRAGDELAEYEAELRTGAIARDLKPVRNVKPVWSKLGLWPSLALGGFDMWVANLTGWNPLGSWKHGKTDAQATGKAADFQPIDYPKPDGKLSFDRLTNVAFSFTNHEESQPCHLKLKDPAVPIAVNLPLYAEPAQRYCPAGVYEVLERPEGPKFQINFQNCVHCKTCDIKDPSQNINWTTPQGGDGPNYPNM; this is encoded by the coding sequence ATGTCTGATATCGAACGCGAATCCATGGAATACGACGTGGTGGTCGTCGGCGGCGGTCCTGCGGGGCTGTCGGCGGCGATCCGGTTGAAGCAGGTGAACCCGGAGCTCTCCGTCGTGCTCTTGGAGAAGGGCTCGGAGATCGGCGCGCATATCCTCTCGGGCGCCGTGCTCGACACCTCGGGCCTCGACCGGCTGATCCCGGACTGGAAGGACAAGGGCGCCCCGGTCGGGACCGAGGTCACGACCGACAATTTCTACATCCTCGGCCCGCAGGGCCAGGTCCGGGTGCCGAACTGGCCGATGCCGCCCTTGATGTCGAACCACGGCAAATACATCGTCTCGATGGGCAATGTCTGCCGCTGGCTGGCCGAGCAGGCCGAGGCGCTGGAGGTCGAGATCTTCCCCGGCATGGCCTGCTCGCAGCTGGTCTACGAGGGCGAGCGCGTCGTCGGCGTCGTCGCCGGCGAGATGGGCCTGAATGCCGACGGCAGCCCCGGCCCCGGCTACGAGCCCGGCATGGAGCTGCGCGGCAAATATGTCCTCATCGCCGAGGGCGTGCGCGGCTCGCTGGCGAAAGAACTCATCCAGAAATACGACCTCTCCAAGGATCACGAGCCGCAGAAATTCGGCCTCGGCATGAAGGAGATCTGGGAGATCGACCCGGCCAAGGCCCGCCCCGGCACGGTGACGCATACGATGGGCTGGCCTCTGGGCAAGAATGCCGGCGGCGGCAGCTTCATCTATCACCTCGGCGGCAACCAGGTGCTGGTCGGCTTCGTCGTGCACCTGAACTATGCCAATCCGTATCTGTATCCCTACATGGAGTTCCAGCGCTTCAAGGCCCACCCGCTGGTGCGCGAGACGCTGGAAGGCGGCAAGCGGATTTCCTATGGCGCCCGCGCCATCACCGAGGGCGGCTGGCAGTCGATCCCGAAACTGACGGTGCCCGGCGCGGCGCTGCTCGGCTGCTCGGCCGGGCTGGTGAACGTGCCGCGGATCAAGGGCAACCACAATGCCATGCTCTCGGGCATCGCCGCGGCCGAGGCGGCGGCGGCGGCCATCGCCGCCGGCCGCGCGGGCGACGAGCTGGCCGAATACGAGGCCGAGCTCCGCACCGGCGCCATCGCCCGCGACCTGAAGCCGGTCAGGAACGTCAAGCCGGTCTGGTCGAAGCTGGGTCTCTGGCCCAGCCTGGCGCTGGGGGGCTTCGACATGTGGGTGGCGAACCTGACCGGCTGGAACCCCTTGGGCAGCTGGAAACACGGCAAGACCGACGCGCAGGCCACCGGCAAGGCGGCGGATTTCCAGCCCATCGACTATCCGAAGCCCGACGGCAAGCTGAGCTTCGACCGCCTGACCAACGTGGCGTTCAGCTTCACCAACCACGAGGAAAGCCAGCCCTGCCACCTGAAGCTGAAGGATCCCGCGGTGCCGATCGCGGTGAACCTGCCGCTTTATGCCGAGCCGGCGCAGCGCTACTGCCCGGCCGGGGTCTATGAGGTGCTGGAAAGGCCCGAGGGGCCGAAGTTCCAGATCAACTTCCAGAACTGCGTGCATTGCAAGACCTGCGACATCAAGGATCCCAGCCAGAACATCAACTGGACCACCCCGCAGGGCGGCGACGGGCCGAATTACCCGAATATGTGA
- a CDS encoding tetratricopeptide repeat protein, with amino-acid sequence MTTRLIQMALIALTATLPLQQAGAAPLMAQTQPAPKPERPAHRPGEAATIHGLAGPYLAARMAAIQNDYRSAADYYLQALAQDDTDAYLQDSAMVALISSGEMERATALAVTMSDQGRATELARLVQRAELARAGRWDDLVASIDSAPTAEDAADAPGGAALVDGMIRAWALLGAGKAGESLAAFKKLATMRGAAPMVNYHLALAKAKVGDFEGAEELLADPATGAHILGVVARAQVLSQLERDKDAVAMLDATQGLAEEPHLLAMRDRLAKGETLAFDSIRTPADGIAQVFLTFGSVLASTEEPDPLALIHARLAEYLAPDLGEAHLLTAQLLQGFGQFDLAEREFEKLRELGDMRPVAELARIDALARAERLDDAEKAALALTAAHPELAQGWIALGDLLRQQGKFGQAIPAYDKALSLIGDKAPEARWFPLYARGIALERAGKFSKAEADFREALKIRPDSAQVLNYLGYSLVDRNEKLDEALKLIQRAVELRPDDGYILDSLAWAYFRLGRYDEAVAPMERAVAAMAGDSLVNDHMGDIYWMVGRHREAEIQWHRALSLKPEQEAEAHRIRAKLERGLDAVLDEEKANGGKLPEARAPEPAKAD; translated from the coding sequence GTGACCACAAGACTGATCCAGATGGCGCTGATCGCGCTGACCGCGACGCTGCCGCTGCAACAGGCCGGAGCGGCGCCGCTGATGGCCCAGACCCAGCCGGCGCCGAAGCCCGAGCGCCCGGCCCATCGCCCCGGCGAGGCGGCCACCATCCACGGCCTGGCCGGCCCCTATCTGGCCGCGCGCATGGCGGCGATCCAGAACGACTATCGCAGCGCCGCCGATTACTACCTGCAGGCGCTGGCCCAGGACGACACCGACGCCTATCTGCAGGACAGCGCGATGGTGGCGCTGATCTCCTCGGGCGAGATGGAGCGCGCCACGGCGCTGGCCGTCACCATGTCCGACCAGGGCCGCGCCACCGAACTGGCCCGGCTGGTGCAGCGCGCCGAACTGGCTCGCGCCGGGCGCTGGGACGACCTGGTGGCCTCCATCGACTCGGCCCCCACGGCCGAGGATGCCGCCGATGCCCCCGGCGGCGCGGCGCTGGTCGACGGCATGATCCGGGCCTGGGCGCTGCTGGGCGCCGGCAAGGCGGGCGAATCGCTGGCCGCCTTCAAGAAGCTGGCCACGATGCGCGGCGCGGCGCCGATGGTGAACTATCACCTGGCGCTGGCCAAGGCCAAGGTCGGCGATTTCGAGGGCGCCGAGGAACTGCTGGCCGACCCCGCCACCGGCGCGCATATCCTGGGCGTCGTCGCCCGGGCGCAGGTGCTGTCGCAGCTGGAACGCGACAAGGATGCCGTCGCCATGCTGGACGCCACCCAGGGCCTGGCCGAGGAACCGCATCTGCTGGCCATGCGCGACCGGCTGGCCAAGGGCGAGACGCTGGCCTTCGACAGCATCCGCACGCCGGCCGACGGCATCGCGCAGGTGTTCCTGACCTTCGGCTCGGTGCTGGCCTCGACCGAGGAACCCGACCCGTTGGCCCTGATCCATGCCCGGCTGGCCGAATACCTGGCCCCCGACCTGGGCGAGGCGCATCTCTTGACCGCACAGCTCTTGCAAGGCTTCGGCCAGTTCGACCTGGCCGAGCGGGAATTCGAGAAGCTGCGCGAGCTTGGCGACATGCGGCCGGTGGCGGAACTGGCCCGCATCGACGCCCTGGCCCGGGCCGAGCGGCTGGACGATGCCGAAAAGGCCGCTCTGGCGCTGACCGCCGCGCATCCCGAACTGGCGCAGGGCTGGATCGCGCTTGGCGACCTGCTGCGCCAGCAGGGCAAGTTCGGCCAGGCGATCCCCGCCTATGACAAGGCGCTGTCGCTGATCGGCGACAAGGCGCCCGAGGCGCGCTGGTTCCCGCTTTACGCCCGCGGCATCGCGCTGGAACGCGCCGGCAAGTTCTCCAAGGCCGAGGCCGATTTCCGCGAGGCGCTGAAGATCCGCCCGGATTCGGCGCAGGTGCTGAACTATCTCGGCTACAGCCTGGTGGACCGCAACGAGAAGCTGGACGAGGCCCTGAAGCTGATCCAGCGCGCGGTCGAACTGCGCCCGGATGACGGCTATATCCTCGATTCGCTGGCCTGGGCCTATTTCCGCCTTGGCCGCTATGACGAGGCGGTGGCGCCGATGGAGCGCGCCGTCGCCGCCATGGCCGGCGATTCGCTGGTCAACGACCACATGGGCGACATCTACTGGATGGTCGGCCGCCACCGCGAGGCCGAGATCCAGTGGCACCGCGCCCTGTCCCTGAAGCCCGAACAGGAGGCCGAGGCCCACCGCATCCGCGCCAAGCTGGAGCGCGGCCTCGACGCGGTGCTGGACGAGGAAAAGGCCAATGGCGGCAAGCTGCCCGAGGCCCGTGCCCCGGAACCCGCCAAGGCCGACTAG
- a CDS encoding 4-(cytidine 5'-diphospho)-2-C-methyl-D-erythritol kinase codes for MPPPRRELAPAKLNLTLHVTGQRADGYHLLDSLVVFLDVGDVVTVTPGPLSLELTGPFAAGLAAEPDNLCLRAARLAGRAARITLEKNLPVASGIGGGSADAAAVLRALDARPERAETLGADVPVCLAGRPTRMRGLGEILDPLPGLPELHVLLVNPGRGLSTPQVFKALESRDNPPMPEPLPAFPDAATLIDFLQEGRNDLEAPAIRLMPQIADCLAEIRARGAQLSRMSGSGATCFGLFASRAEAEAARIAIARTHPEWWVAASGLAPANP; via the coding sequence ATGCCCCCGCCCCGGCGCGAGCTGGCGCCCGCCAAGCTGAACCTGACGCTGCATGTCACCGGCCAGCGCGCCGACGGCTATCACCTGCTGGATTCGCTGGTGGTCTTCCTGGATGTCGGCGACGTGGTGACGGTCACGCCCGGCCCGCTGTCGCTGGAACTGACCGGGCCCTTCGCCGCGGGGCTGGCGGCCGAGCCCGACAACCTCTGCCTGCGCGCCGCCCGGCTGGCGGGGCGCGCGGCGCGCATCACGCTGGAAAAGAACCTGCCGGTCGCCTCGGGCATCGGCGGCGGCTCGGCCGATGCGGCGGCGGTGCTGCGCGCGCTCGACGCCCGGCCCGAGAGGGCCGAAACCCTGGGCGCCGATGTGCCCGTCTGCCTTGCCGGCCGGCCCACGCGGATGCGGGGCCTGGGCGAGATCCTCGACCCGCTGCCCGGGCTGCCCGAGCTGCATGTGCTGCTGGTGAATCCGGGCCGGGGCCTCTCGACGCCGCAGGTGTTCAAGGCGCTGGAAAGCCGCGACAACCCGCCGATGCCCGAGCCGCTGCCCGCCTTCCCGGACGCCGCGACGCTGATCGATTTCCTGCAGGAAGGCCGCAACGACCTCGAGGCGCCGGCGATCCGGCTCATGCCGCAGATCGCCGACTGCCTGGCCGAGATCCGCGCCCGGGGCGCACAGCTTTCGCGCATGTCCGGCTCGGGCGCGACCTGCTTCGGCCTCTTCGCCAGCCGGGCCGAGGCCGAGGCCGCCCGCATCGCCATCGCCCGGACCCATCCCGAATGGTGGGTCGCCGCATCTGGACTTGCGCCGGCAAATCCCTAA
- a CDS encoding pyridoxine 5'-phosphate synthase, with protein sequence MLRLGVNIDHVATIRNARGTPWPDPLRAAELAEQAGADGITAHLREDRRHITDADIERLIGLRLPLNLEMAATAEMQQIALRHRPHAVCLVPEKREERTTEGGLDVAGNEAFLRDFIAPLREAGCRVSLFIGHEQAQIDAAARIGAAVVELHTGAYCDLDTEGRLPERDAELAALRQAAAQAHLLGLEVHAGHGLTFDTVGPIAAIPEIRELNIGHFLIAESVFMGLGAAITEMRRRMDAVRP encoded by the coding sequence ATGCTGCGCCTCGGCGTCAACATCGACCACGTCGCGACCATCCGCAACGCCCGGGGCACGCCATGGCCCGACCCGCTGCGCGCCGCCGAACTGGCCGAGCAGGCCGGCGCCGACGGCATCACCGCCCATCTGCGCGAGGATCGCCGCCACATCACCGATGCCGACATCGAGCGGCTGATCGGGCTCAGGCTGCCGCTGAACCTGGAGATGGCCGCCACCGCCGAGATGCAGCAGATCGCCCTGCGCCATCGTCCGCATGCCGTCTGCCTGGTCCCGGAAAAGCGCGAGGAACGCACCACCGAAGGCGGCCTCGACGTGGCCGGCAACGAGGCTTTCCTTCGGGATTTCATCGCGCCCTTGCGCGAGGCCGGCTGCCGCGTCTCGCTGTTCATCGGCCATGAGCAGGCGCAGATCGATGCCGCGGCCCGCATCGGTGCCGCGGTGGTCGAACTGCACACCGGCGCCTATTGCGACCTCGACACCGAGGGCCGGTTGCCCGAACGCGACGCCGAACTCGCCGCGCTGCGCCAGGCCGCGGCCCAGGCCCATCTGCTGGGGCTCGAGGTCCATGCCGGCCACGGCCTGACCTTCGACACGGTCGGCCCCATCGCCGCGATCCCGGAAATCCGCGAACTCAACATCGGCCATTTCCTGATCGCGGAATCGGTCTTCATGGGCCTGGGCGCCGCCATCACCGAAATGCGCCGCCGCATGGACGCGGTGCGCCCGTGA
- the acpS gene encoding holo-ACP synthase has protein sequence MILGIGSDLANIERIERVLARHGDRFRNRVFTETELALAARRKQEAATLAKRWAAKEACSKALGTGLAMGIAWRDMAVSNLATGQPRMRLTGWAAERLAAMTPPGHRAHVHVTLTDDHPWAQAFVLIEALPEGAGPHPPRVDFAAPRGP, from the coding sequence ATGATCCTGGGCATCGGCAGCGACCTCGCCAATATCGAGCGCATCGAGCGCGTGCTCGCGCGCCACGGCGACCGCTTCCGCAACCGGGTCTTTACCGAAACCGAGCTGGCGCTCGCCGCGCGCCGCAAGCAGGAAGCCGCGACCCTGGCGAAACGCTGGGCCGCCAAGGAGGCCTGCTCCAAGGCGCTCGGCACCGGGCTGGCCATGGGCATCGCCTGGCGCGACATGGCGGTCAGCAATCTGGCCACCGGCCAGCCCAGGATGCGGCTGACCGGCTGGGCCGCGGAACGGCTGGCCGCGATGACGCCGCCCGGCCACCGGGCGCATGTCCATGTCACCCTGACCGACGACCACCCCTGGGCACAGGCCTTCGTGCTGATCGAGGCACTGCCCGAGGGCGCCGGCCCGCATCCGCCGCGGGTTGACTTTGCCGCCCCGCGCGGCCCATGA
- the lepB gene encoding signal peptidase I, whose protein sequence is MAKSDARKDGGIWETVKTIFWALLIAGVFRTLFFQPFWIPSGSMKDTLLIGDFLFVNKMAYGYSAVSCPFGICPISGRILGSEPERGDVVVFRHPRGDDFIKRLIGLPGDRIQMKGGVLWINGEAAPQVPAGEFVEAQEPQGPAGSLPCPGQIREAENGQCTAQRFTETLPGGVSHDVLNLTDNGPGDNTPEFTVPEGHYFFMGDNRDNSGDSRWPAAAGGVGMVPADALIGRADRIMFSSAGKSLLYFWTWRADRFFKAVD, encoded by the coding sequence ATGGCCAAAAGCGACGCCCGCAAGGATGGGGGCATCTGGGAAACCGTCAAGACCATCTTCTGGGCGCTGCTGATCGCGGGCGTCTTCCGCACGCTGTTCTTCCAGCCCTTCTGGATCCCTTCGGGCAGCATGAAGGACACGCTGCTGATCGGCGATTTCCTGTTCGTGAACAAGATGGCTTACGGCTATTCCGCCGTCTCCTGCCCCTTCGGCATCTGCCCGATCTCGGGCCGGATCCTGGGCTCGGAGCCCGAGCGCGGCGACGTGGTGGTGTTCCGCCACCCGCGCGGCGACGATTTCATCAAGCGGCTGATCGGCCTGCCCGGCGACCGCATCCAGATGAAAGGGGGCGTGCTGTGGATCAACGGCGAAGCCGCGCCGCAGGTCCCGGCGGGCGAGTTCGTCGAGGCGCAGGAGCCGCAGGGCCCCGCCGGCAGCCTGCCCTGCCCCGGCCAGATCCGCGAGGCGGAAAACGGCCAATGCACCGCCCAGCGGTTCACCGAGACCCTGCCGGGCGGCGTCAGCCACGACGTGCTGAACCTGACCGACAACGGTCCGGGCGACAACACGCCGGAATTCACCGTGCCCGAGGGGCATTACTTCTTCATGGGCGACAACCGCGACAATTCGGGCGACTCGCGCTGGCCGGCCGCGGCGGGCGGCGTCGGCATGGTGCCGGCGGATGCGCTGATCGGGCGGGCCGACCGCATCATGTTCTCGTCCGCCGGCAAGTCGCTCTTGTATTTCTGGACCTGGCGCGCCGACCGCTTCTTCAAGGCCGTGGACTAA
- the rnc gene encoding ribonuclease III translates to MKISADLRAFSDRLGHEFSRPELLVRALTHGSISTATRPDNQRLEFLGDRVLGLTVAEALFAADRAATEGQLAPRYNALVKGETCAEVAREIGLGEVLKLGRSEMMSGGRRKEALLADAMEAVLAAIYLDAGLEAARAVILRLWADRLARVEDDARDPKTALQEWAQAQGMSPPRYVQTARSGPDHAPEFEITVRLDDGREAQATGKGTKRSIEQAAAAVLLSQIEGKT, encoded by the coding sequence ATGAAGATTTCCGCCGACCTGCGCGCTTTCTCGGACCGTCTGGGGCATGAATTCTCGCGCCCCGAATTGCTGGTCCGCGCGCTGACGCATGGCTCGATCTCGACGGCAACGCGGCCCGACAACCAGCGGCTGGAGTTCCTGGGCGACCGCGTGCTGGGCCTGACCGTGGCCGAGGCGCTGTTCGCCGCCGACCGCGCCGCGACCGAGGGCCAGCTGGCGCCGCGCTACAACGCGCTGGTCAAGGGCGAGACCTGCGCCGAGGTCGCGCGCGAGATCGGCCTGGGCGAGGTGCTGAAACTGGGCCGCTCGGAGATGATGTCGGGCGGGCGCCGGAAAGAGGCGCTGCTGGCCGATGCGATGGAGGCGGTTCTGGCCGCGATCTATCTCGACGCCGGGCTCGAGGCGGCGCGCGCGGTGATCCTGCGGCTTTGGGCCGACCGGCTGGCGCGGGTCGAGGACGACGCCCGCGACCCCAAGACCGCGCTGCAGGAATGGGCCCAGGCCCAGGGCATGAGCCCGCCGCGCTATGTCCAGACCGCGCGCTCGGGGCCGGACCACGCGCCGGAATTCGAAATCACCGTCCGGCTGGACGACGGCCGCGAGGCCCAGGCCACCGGCAAGGGCACCAAACGCAGCATCGAACAGGCGGCCGCGGCCGTGCTGCTGTCGCAGATCGAAGGGAAGACATGA
- the era gene encoding GTPase Era, whose product MTETRAGFVALIGEPNAGKSTLLNQMVGAKVSIVTHKVQTTRARIRGIAMHGPAQVVFVDTPGIFRPRRRLDRSMVKAAWGGAADADVILLLIEAHRGLTEGAQAIIASLREHAGKTPVALVINKIDRVKAEVLLALSQQVNETFPFARTFMISAEKGYGCNDLMDWLAAEVPAGPWLYPEDQVADLPMRMIAAEITREKLTLRLHEEIPYQLTVETERWEEKKDGSARVDQIVYVARPGHKGIVLGKGGETIKAVGQAARAELAEFMGRPVHLFLQVKVRENWLDEAERYNEMGLDFRDGDA is encoded by the coding sequence ATGACCGAAACGCGCGCGGGCTTCGTCGCCCTGATCGGCGAGCCGAATGCCGGGAAATCCACCCTGCTGAACCAGATGGTCGGGGCCAAGGTCTCGATCGTGACGCATAAGGTGCAGACCACCCGCGCCCGCATCCGCGGCATCGCCATGCACGGGCCGGCGCAGGTGGTCTTCGTCGATACGCCCGGCATCTTTCGCCCGCGCCGCCGGCTGGACCGCAGCATGGTCAAGGCCGCCTGGGGCGGCGCTGCCGATGCCGACGTGATCCTGCTCTTGATCGAGGCGCATCGCGGGCTGACCGAGGGCGCGCAGGCGATCATCGCGAGCTTGCGCGAACATGCCGGCAAGACTCCGGTCGCGCTGGTCATCAACAAGATCGACCGGGTCAAGGCCGAGGTGCTGCTGGCCCTGTCGCAACAGGTCAACGAGACCTTCCCCTTCGCCCGGACCTTCATGATCTCGGCCGAAAAGGGCTATGGCTGCAACGACCTGATGGATTGGCTGGCGGCCGAAGTGCCCGCCGGGCCCTGGCTTTACCCCGAGGACCAGGTCGCCGACCTGCCGATGCGCATGATCGCCGCCGAGATCACCCGCGAGAAGCTGACCCTGCGCCTGCACGAGGAAATCCCCTATCAGTTGACGGTCGAGACCGAGCGCTGGGAGGAGAAGAAGGACGGCTCGGCCCGCGTCGACCAGATCGTCTATGTCGCCCGCCCCGGCCACAAGGGCATCGTCCTGGGCAAGGGCGGCGAGACCATCAAGGCCGTGGGCCAGGCGGCGCGGGCCGAGCTGGCCGAGTTCATGGGCCGCCCCGTCCACCTGTTCCTGCAGGTCAAGGTGCGCGAGAACTGGCTGGACGAGGCCGAGCGCTACAACGAGATGGGCCTCGACTTCCGCGACGGCGATGCCTGA
- a CDS encoding DUF1491 family protein, which produces MPEARLAAGIWVAAYLRRLGLADIPAYVTRHGDDTAGSVMVKCATLDGRASLWVREWDLETDRRVWIRLNEAPERDIDAEIARNAGRDPDLWVIEIESRDGSTLLDQDGLA; this is translated from the coding sequence ATGCCTGAGGCGAGGCTCGCGGCCGGGATCTGGGTCGCGGCCTATCTGCGCCGGCTGGGGCTGGCCGACATCCCGGCCTATGTCACCCGCCACGGCGACGACACCGCCGGCAGCGTCATGGTGAAATGCGCGACGTTGGACGGGCGGGCCAGCCTCTGGGTCCGGGAATGGGATCTGGAGACCGACCGGCGGGTCTGGATCCGGCTGAACGAGGCGCCCGAGCGCGACATCGACGCCGAGATCGCCCGCAATGCCGGCCGCGACCCCGACCTGTGGGTGATCGAGATCGAGAGCCGCGACGGCAGCACCCTGCTGGACCAGGACGGGCTGGCTTGA
- the gyrB gene encoding DNA topoisomerase (ATP-hydrolyzing) subunit B: MSEPAPQPSEYGADSIKVLKGLEAVRKRPGMYIGDTDDGSGLHHMVYEVVDNGIDEALAGHADFVRVKIHADSSVSVRDNGRGIPVDLHPTEGVSAAEVIMTQLHAGGKFDQNSYKVSGGLHGVGVSVVNALSDWLELRIWRNGKEHYARFENGDTVEHLRVVGDAEPGEKGTEVRFLASSKEDRADGTFSNRDFVFKTLENRLRELAFLNSGVRIILEDERPAEPLRTELFYEGGVREFVKFIDRSKTPVMAEPIFIQGEKNGIGVEVAMWWNDSYHETVLPFTNNIPQRDGGTHLAGFRGALTRVINNYAQTSGIAKKEKVDFTGDDAREGLTCVLSVKVPDPKFSSQTKDKLVSSEVRPAVEGLVNEKLAEWFEENPAEAKGIVGKIIEAALAREAARKARELTRRKTAMDVASLPGKLADCQEKDPALSELFIVEGDSAGGSAKQGRSRQNQAVLPLRGKILNVERARFDRMLSSDQVGTLITALGTGIGRDEFNLDKLRYHKIVIMTDADVDGAHIRTLLLTFFFRQMPELIEAGHLYIAQPPLYKVARGRSEVYLKDEAALEDYLIEQGIDGATLRLGNGDSIAGADLARVVDEARIARRILRAYPTHYPAHITEQAAIAGALVQGRVDADAQGVAAAVAARLDMIAEEYERGWTGRPTQDAGIRLTRLLRGVEESRTLDGSMLRSGESRRLGAMTEGLQDIYGQTAHLIRKDRDIPIHGPLSLLQAIFLEGEKGLSLQRYKGLGEMNPEQLWETTLDPAARTMLQVRIEDLSEADDIFTKLMGDVVEPRRDFIQQNALNVENLDI, encoded by the coding sequence ATGAGCGAACCCGCCCCGCAGCCCTCGGAATATGGCGCAGATTCCATCAAGGTTCTCAAGGGCCTGGAAGCCGTGCGCAAGCGTCCCGGCATGTATATCGGCGACACCGACGACGGCTCGGGCCTGCATCACATGGTCTATGAGGTCGTGGACAACGGCATCGACGAGGCGCTGGCCGGTCATGCCGATTTCGTCCGCGTCAAGATCCACGCCGACAGCAGCGTTTCCGTGCGCGACAACGGCCGCGGCATCCCGGTCGACCTGCATCCGACCGAGGGGGTTTCGGCGGCCGAAGTCATCATGACCCAGCTGCACGCGGGCGGGAAATTCGACCAGAACAGCTACAAGGTTTCGGGCGGGTTGCACGGCGTCGGCGTCTCGGTGGTCAACGCGCTGTCGGACTGGCTGGAGCTGCGCATCTGGCGCAATGGCAAGGAACATTACGCCCGCTTCGAGAATGGCGACACGGTCGAGCACCTGCGCGTGGTGGGCGATGCCGAGCCGGGCGAAAAGGGCACCGAGGTGCGATTCCTGGCCTCGTCCAAGGAGGACCGGGCGGATGGCACGTTCTCGAATCGCGACTTTGTCTTCAAGACGCTGGAAAACCGGCTGCGGGAGCTGGCCTTCCTGAATTCGGGCGTGCGCATCATCCTGGAGGATGAGCGGCCGGCCGAGCCCCTGCGCACCGAGCTGTTCTACGAAGGCGGCGTGCGCGAGTTCGTGAAGTTCATCGACCGCTCGAAGACCCCGGTCATGGCCGAGCCGATCTTCATCCAAGGCGAGAAGAACGGCATCGGCGTCGAGGTGGCGATGTGGTGGAACGACAGCTATCACGAAACGGTGCTGCCCTTTACCAACAACATTCCGCAGCGCGACGGCGGCACGCATCTGGCCGGCTTCCGCGGCGCGCTGACCCGGGTCATCAACAATTACGCCCAGACCAGCGGCATCGCGAAGAAGGAAAAGGTCGATTTTACCGGCGACGATGCGCGCGAGGGGCTGACCTGCGTGCTGTCGGTGAAGGTGCCGGATCCGAAATTCTCGAGCCAGACCAAGGACAAGCTGGTCTCCTCGGAGGTGCGCCCGGCCGTCGAGGGGCTGGTGAACGAGAAGCTGGCCGAGTGGTTCGAGGAGAACCCCGCCGAGGCGAAGGGCATCGTCGGCAAGATCATCGAGGCCGCCCTGGCCCGCGAGGCGGCGCGCAAGGCGCGCGAGCTGACGCGGCGCAAGACCGCCATGGACGTGGCCAGCCTGCCCGGCAAGCTGGCCGATTGCCAGGAGAAGGACCCGGCGCTGTCGGAACTGTTCATCGTCGAGGGCGACTCGGCCGGCGGCTCCGCGAAGCAGGGACGCTCGCGCCAGAACCAGGCCGTGCTGCCCTTGCGCGGCAAGATCCTGAACGTGGAACGCGCGCGCTTCGACCGCATGCTCAGCAGCGACCAGGTCGGCACACTGATCACCGCGCTGGGGACCGGCATCGGCCGTGATGAGTTCAACCTGGACAAGCTGCGCTATCACAAGATCGTCATCATGACCGATGCCGACGTCGACGGCGCGCATATCCGCACGCTGCTTCTGACCTTCTTCTTCCGGCAGATGCCGGAGCTGATCGAGGCCGGGCATCTCTATATCGCGCAACCGCCGCTCTACAAGGTCGCGCGCGGCCGCTCCGAGGTCTATCTCAAGGACGAGGCGGCGCTGGAGGATTACCTGATCGAGCAGGGCATCGACGGCGCCACGCTGCGGCTGGGCAATGGCGACAGCATCGCCGGGGCCGACCTGGCCCGCGTGGTGGACGAGGCCCGGATCGCGCGCCGCATCCTGCGCGCCTATCCGACGCATTACCCGGCGCATATCACCGAACAGGCCGCCATCGCCGGCGCGCTGGTGCAGGGCCGCGTCGATGCCGATGCGCAGGGCGTGGCCGCGGCCGTCGCCGCGCGGCTGGACATGATCGCCGAGGAATATGAGCGCGGCTGGACCGGCCGCCCGACCCAGGATGCCGGCATCCGCCTGACGCGCCTCTTGCGCGGGGTCGAGGAAAGCCGCACGCTGGACGGGTCGATGCTGCGCAGCGGCGAAAGCCGGCGGCTGGGCGCGATGACGGAAGGGTTGCAGGATATCTATGGCCAGACCGCGCATCTGATCCGCAAGGACCGCGACATCCCGATCCATGGCCCGCTGAGCCTGTTGCAGGCCATCTTCCTGGAGGGCGAAAAGGGCCTGTCGCTGCAACGCTACAAGGGCCTGGGCGAGATGAACCCGGAGCAGCTATGGGAAACCACGCTGGACCCGGCGGCGCGCACCATGCTGCAGGTCCGAATCGAGGATCTGTCCGAGGCCGACGACATCTTCACCAAGCTGATGGGCGATGTCGTCGAGCCGCGTCGCGACTTCATCCAGCAGAACGCCCTGAACGTCGAGAATCTGGACATCTGA